In Thermus antranikianii DSM 12462, one DNA window encodes the following:
- a CDS encoding tRNA (adenine-N1)-methyltransferase: protein MEGELFLLKDAKGRAFLVRLKEGGVFHHHRGTVPHEEIRKAGPGGKVWTHLGEELSVHHPTLEEYLLHMRRSATPTYPKDASAMVTLLDLAPGMRVLEAGTGSGGLTLFLARAVGPTGLVESYEKRPQHLAQAEANVRAFWQVENVRFHLGSLEEASLEPESFHGVALDLMEPWKVLAKAAWALMPDRFLVAYLPNITQVLELVQRAEGLPLKLERVLEVAWREWEIRLPVAHPRFQQVGHTAFLAVFRKWKDC, encoded by the coding sequence ATGGAAGGTGAGCTCTTTCTTCTCAAGGACGCTAAAGGCCGAGCCTTCCTGGTTCGCCTTAAGGAAGGTGGAGTCTTCCACCACCACCGGGGCACTGTGCCTCACGAGGAAATCCGCAAGGCCGGCCCAGGGGGAAAGGTGTGGACCCACTTGGGGGAGGAACTTTCCGTCCACCACCCCACCCTGGAGGAGTACCTCCTTCACATGCGGCGTAGCGCCACCCCCACTTACCCTAAGGACGCCAGCGCCATGGTAACCCTTTTGGACCTGGCCCCGGGGATGCGGGTCCTCGAGGCGGGCACGGGCTCCGGGGGGCTCACCCTCTTCCTGGCCCGGGCAGTGGGGCCCACGGGGCTCGTGGAAAGCTACGAGAAACGGCCCCAGCACCTGGCCCAGGCGGAGGCCAATGTGAGAGCCTTCTGGCAGGTGGAAAACGTGCGCTTCCATTTGGGCAGTCTGGAGGAAGCCTCCTTGGAGCCGGAAAGCTTTCACGGGGTGGCCTTGGACCTCATGGAACCCTGGAAGGTCCTGGCCAAGGCCGCGTGGGCTCTTATGCCCGATCGTTTCCTGGTGGCCTACCTTCCCAACATCACCCAGGTGCTGGAGCTGGTACAAAGGGCAGAGGGCCTGCCCCTCAAGCTGGAGCGGGTCTTGGAGGTAGCCTGGCGGGAGTGGGAGATCAGGCTTCCCGTGGCCCATCCTCGCTTCCAGCAGGTGGGGCATACAGCCTTTCTGGCAGTCTTCAGAAAATGGAAGGATTGCTGA
- a CDS encoding cyclic-di-AMP receptor: MKLIVAIVQDTDAPGLTKALLERGLQSTKLASTGGFLREGNTTLLIGVEDERVQEVLELIQEKCRTRTRLVTRGFPLSEAPDPFLAQPVEVQVGGAVVFVLPVEGFFKV, translated from the coding sequence ATGAAGCTCATCGTGGCCATCGTGCAGGATACCGACGCCCCTGGGCTCACCAAAGCCCTCTTGGAGCGGGGCTTGCAGTCCACCAAGCTGGCCTCCACCGGCGGCTTTCTGCGGGAGGGAAACACCACCTTGCTGATCGGGGTGGAGGACGAAAGGGTTCAAGAAGTACTGGAGCTAATCCAGGAAAAGTGCCGCACCCGCACCCGCCTGGTCACCCGGGGCTTTCCCCTTTCCGAGGCCCCCGACCCGTTCCTGGCCCAGCCGGTGGAGGTGCAGGTGGGCGGGGCGGTGGTCTTCGTCCTGCCGGTGGAAGGGTTTTTCAAGGTGTGA
- a CDS encoding RNA polymerase sigma factor: protein MNDREEALLHCQLLRMARGEEEALEALYHTLAPWVFALIHRILKNPEVAKEVLQDTFLRVYQQAWRYDPKRGKPTTFVYAIARNLALSRLRGERRQPLKDPTLDPHDPEGDREATWGTEREDREDRVRVVQALEDLPPQERLLLEEAFYLGLTHRELAERHGLPLGTVKARIRRALAKLRGKLGEA, encoded by the coding sequence GTGAACGACAGGGAGGAGGCCCTCTTACACTGCCAGCTTCTACGCATGGCCCGTGGAGAAGAAGAAGCGTTAGAGGCCCTGTATCACACCCTCGCTCCCTGGGTGTTCGCCTTGATCCATAGAATTCTGAAAAATCCGGAGGTGGCAAAAGAGGTTTTACAGGATACCTTCTTGAGGGTCTACCAGCAGGCCTGGCGCTACGACCCCAAGCGGGGCAAGCCCACAACCTTTGTCTACGCCATAGCCCGCAATCTCGCCCTCTCCCGCCTGCGGGGAGAACGGCGGCAACCCCTTAAGGACCCCACCCTGGATCCCCACGACCCTGAGGGGGATCGGGAAGCCACCTGGGGAACCGAGCGGGAAGACCGGGAGGACAGGGTCCGGGTGGTGCAAGCCCTAGAAGACCTCCCCCCTCAAGAGCGCCTCCTTTTGGAAGAGGCCTTCTACCTTGGACTAACCCACCGGGAACTGGCGGAACGCCATGGGTTGCCCTTGGGAACCGTTAAGGCCCGCATCCGCCGGGCCCTGGCCAAGCTGAGGGGGAAGCTGGGGGAGGCGTAG
- a CDS encoding Rqc2 family fibronectin-binding protein encodes MEGLLIHLFLRELGKELPALNLGLAFPEEGSLAILLKGRSGRIFNLVARYRPPSPSLALEEGTLLGEPKTPFQRQLQARLKGPLLEAEQIKLDRVVLFRFAGEKGFVDTPPATLVLEATGRNANLILLDEEGVILGVDRPVTREVNRYRQVKPGLPYVPPPPYEKLDPRTLTLEHLQVLLGKPLKEVVRHVDGIGLELMRELAKRATLSPETPLDEAGLARVFQALKDLVENPSLGTALSQELREKWAEEEKEALRKPLLEALKQEQKTLLARLSDYHRALERLEEAESLRQKADLLLARLKEVPRGAGKVVLEGFDGKPVEIPLDPTLSPQENARKLYDRARRLEELAERALELIPQTEEKLRALEREIERVRQADLQELLDLSRKPKEGKGPRLGLRYTSPSGYPVLVGRNAKENDLLTRMAHSEDLWFHAQGVPGSHVILKAEGKNPPLDDLLFAARLAAYYSKARGETQVPVDYTRKKHVWRPRKAAPGQVLYTHAKTLFVEGALPQEGGEG; translated from the coding sequence ATGGAAGGATTGCTGATACATCTCTTCTTGCGGGAGCTAGGAAAGGAGCTTCCCGCCTTAAACCTGGGCCTGGCCTTCCCCGAGGAAGGCAGCCTGGCCATCCTCCTCAAGGGTCGGTCGGGCCGCATCTTCAACCTGGTGGCCCGCTACCGCCCCCCGTCCCCCAGCCTGGCCCTGGAGGAGGGAACCCTCTTGGGAGAGCCCAAGACCCCTTTCCAACGGCAGCTCCAGGCCCGGCTAAAGGGCCCCCTGCTAGAAGCAGAGCAGATCAAGCTGGACCGGGTGGTCCTCTTCCGCTTTGCCGGGGAAAAGGGGTTCGTGGATACCCCACCCGCCACCTTGGTCCTCGAGGCCACGGGACGGAACGCCAACCTCATCCTTTTGGATGAAGAAGGCGTGATCCTCGGGGTGGATCGCCCCGTCACCCGCGAGGTGAACCGCTACCGCCAGGTGAAGCCTGGCCTGCCCTACGTGCCCCCACCCCCTTACGAGAAGCTGGATCCCAGGACCCTGACCCTGGAGCACCTCCAGGTCCTTCTGGGAAAACCCCTTAAGGAAGTGGTGCGCCACGTGGATGGAATAGGGCTGGAGCTCATGCGGGAACTGGCCAAAAGGGCTACCCTCAGCCCGGAAACCCCCTTGGACGAGGCTGGCCTGGCCAGGGTCTTCCAAGCGCTAAAGGATCTTGTGGAGAATCCCTCCTTGGGCACCGCCCTCTCGCAAGAGCTCCGGGAAAAGTGGGCCGAAGAGGAGAAAGAGGCCTTGAGGAAGCCCCTCCTCGAGGCTCTAAAGCAGGAGCAGAAGACCCTTTTGGCAAGGCTTTCCGACTACCACCGGGCCCTCGAGCGCCTGGAGGAAGCGGAAAGCCTGCGGCAGAAAGCCGATCTCCTCCTAGCCCGGCTCAAGGAGGTGCCCCGGGGTGCAGGAAAGGTGGTCCTGGAAGGGTTTGACGGCAAACCGGTGGAGATCCCCTTGGACCCCACCCTATCCCCCCAGGAAAACGCCAGGAAGCTCTACGACCGGGCCCGCCGCCTGGAGGAGCTGGCGGAAAGGGCCCTAGAGCTCATCCCACAAACGGAGGAGAAGCTAAGGGCCTTGGAAAGGGAAATAGAGCGGGTAAGACAAGCGGACCTCCAGGAGCTCTTGGACCTTTCCCGAAAACCCAAGGAAGGGAAGGGACCGAGGCTTGGCCTAAGGTACACCTCCCCCTCGGGCTATCCCGTCCTGGTGGGCAGAAACGCCAAGGAAAACGACCTCCTCACCCGCATGGCCCACTCCGAGGACCTGTGGTTCCACGCCCAAGGGGTGCCAGGAAGCCACGTGATCCTTAAGGCGGAGGGAAAGAATCCCCCCCTGGACGACCTCCTCTTTGCCGCCAGGCTCGCCGCCTATTACTCCAAGGCCAGGGGGGAAACCCAGGTCCCCGTGGACTACACCCGCAAAAAACACGTGTGGCGGCCCAGGAAGGCGGCACCCGGCCAGGTGCTCTACACCCATGCCAAGACCCTCTTCGTGGAGGGGGCGCTTCCTCAGGAAGGAGGCGAAGGGTAA
- the panD gene encoding aspartate 1-decarboxylase: MFHAKIHRARVTHADLHYVGSVTVDQDLLDAAGILPYEQVDIYDITNGARLTTYALPGARGSGMVQINGAAAHLVRPGDLVILVAYGIFEEEEARNLKPTVVLVDETNRIVEVRRG; the protein is encoded by the coding sequence ATGTTCCACGCCAAGATCCACCGGGCCAGGGTAACCCACGCAGACCTACACTATGTGGGCTCGGTCACCGTGGACCAGGATCTTTTGGATGCCGCCGGCATCCTGCCCTACGAACAGGTGGACATCTACGACATCACCAACGGGGCCCGGCTCACCACCTACGCCCTACCCGGGGCGAGGGGGTCAGGGATGGTTCAGATCAACGGGGCCGCCGCCCACCTGGTGCGCCCAGGGGACCTGGTGATCCTGGTGGCCTACGGCATCTTTGAGGAGGAGGAGGCAAGGAACCTCAAACCCACCGTGGTTCTGGTGGACGAGACAAACCGGATCGTTGAGGTGCGACGCGGATGA
- a CDS encoding NADH dehydrogenase translates to MSLMHTLKVGRLARKLEEILKVPQHAFGYPLLKPAGLTPRVREGLIHLCPSGAFAEVEGIFSLDLARCVGCGRCALAYPEAVGEMRSLEVAVTRKEDLVQRVDLERGGFLDPGPPPSPRTELRLPILAFREVSAGDTGLADSEIALLGNPFNDMGRFGFQVVASSRHADALLVTGPVSRNMAEALRRTYEAMPEPKGVVAVGNEAISGGVFAGSPQVMAGVDRVVPVDVYVPGDPPRPGAILHGLMLLVGRMTQRLVGGVLR, encoded by the coding sequence ATGAGCTTGATGCACACGCTTAAGGTGGGAAGGTTGGCCCGCAAGCTGGAGGAGATCCTGAAGGTTCCCCAGCACGCTTTTGGCTACCCCTTGCTGAAGCCGGCGGGCTTGACCCCGAGGGTTCGCGAGGGACTTATCCATCTTTGCCCCAGCGGGGCTTTTGCCGAGGTGGAGGGGATTTTCAGCCTGGACCTCGCCCGGTGCGTGGGATGCGGGCGGTGTGCCCTGGCATACCCGGAGGCCGTGGGGGAGATGAGGTCCCTGGAGGTGGCCGTGACCCGCAAGGAGGACCTGGTCCAGCGGGTGGACCTGGAAAGGGGAGGGTTTCTGGACCCAGGCCCTCCCCCTTCCCCTCGGACAGAGCTTCGCCTGCCCATCCTGGCCTTTCGCGAGGTGAGCGCCGGGGACACGGGCCTTGCCGACTCGGAGATCGCCCTTCTTGGCAATCCTTTTAACGACATGGGCCGCTTTGGGTTCCAGGTGGTGGCTTCGTCCCGGCACGCTGACGCCCTTTTGGTCACGGGCCCCGTGAGCCGCAACATGGCCGAGGCCCTAAGGCGCACCTACGAGGCCATGCCGGAGCCCAAAGGGGTGGTGGCTGTGGGGAACGAGGCCATTTCGGGTGGGGTGTTTGCGGGAAGTCCCCAGGTTATGGCCGGCGTGGACCGGGTGGTACCTGTGGACGTGTACGTGCCAGGGGATCCGCCGAGGCCCGGAGCCATCCTCCACGGCTTGATGCTTTTGGTGGGCCGCATGACCCAGCGGCTGGTAGGGGGGGTTTTGCGCTAA
- a CDS encoding TIGR01440 family protein: MEGIRKAAEKAILEFLDLFPMPRGSLFVLGGSTSEVLGEKVGTKPSLEVAEAILEGLLPPLLERGIWVAVQGCEHLNRALVVEREAARTYSLEEVTVFPHPKAGGSLATAAFLRFQDPVMVESLKAQAHGGMDIGGVLIGMHLRPVAVPLRLSLRRIGEAVLIAAKTRPKLVGGARAVYTREEMLRKLEEYRQKLP; encoded by the coding sequence ATGGAGGGCATCCGCAAGGCGGCGGAAAAAGCGATTTTGGAGTTTCTGGACCTCTTCCCCATGCCCAGGGGAAGCCTCTTCGTCCTGGGGGGGTCCACCAGCGAGGTCTTGGGGGAAAAGGTGGGAACGAAGCCCAGTCTCGAGGTGGCCGAAGCCATCCTCGAGGGGCTCCTTCCCCCTCTCCTGGAACGGGGGATATGGGTAGCCGTCCAGGGATGCGAGCACCTGAACCGGGCCCTGGTGGTGGAAAGGGAGGCAGCCCGGACCTACAGCCTGGAGGAGGTCACCGTCTTCCCCCATCCCAAGGCGGGAGGGAGTCTGGCCACGGCCGCCTTTCTCCGCTTCCAGGACCCCGTGATGGTGGAATCCCTAAAGGCCCAAGCCCACGGGGGAATGGACATCGGGGGCGTTCTCATCGGCATGCACCTGCGGCCCGTGGCCGTACCCCTTAGGCTTTCCCTGCGCAGGATTGGCGAGGCAGTACTCATCGCCGCCAAAACCCGCCCCAAGCTGGTGGGCGGGGCCAGGGCAGTCTACACCCGGGAGGAGATGCTCAGGAAGCTGGAAGAATATCGGCAAAAGCTTCCCTGA
- a CDS encoding zf-HC2 domain-containing protein, whose amino-acid sequence MEHVEELLTDYLTGSLEAKDQAQVEAHLRTCRRCQEELRALEETFYTLTHALIPVPPPPESLDRIRSELRWDRRKRNAIRTLFLAAALGVAFALGIYLGGKTPIQETALEKVAYWASDPGAHWRLLRTEGESLGLLLWREDGRCLVLFREPPPRGTVYQLWGEEGGWLFPLAGGPTRILEADYGHFRTLVLSLESRPENAVSGKPRPSPPARFLTRLNLP is encoded by the coding sequence ATGGAACACGTGGAAGAACTGCTGACCGACTACCTTACGGGGAGCCTCGAGGCGAAGGACCAAGCCCAGGTGGAGGCCCACCTCCGAACGTGCCGCCGTTGCCAAGAGGAATTGCGGGCCTTGGAGGAAACCTTCTACACCTTGACCCACGCCCTAATCCCGGTTCCACCGCCCCCGGAAAGCCTAGACCGGATCAGGTCGGAGCTCCGCTGGGACAGGCGGAAGCGAAACGCCATCCGGACCCTTTTCCTTGCCGCCGCCCTGGGAGTGGCCTTCGCCCTAGGGATCTACTTGGGCGGGAAAACGCCCATCCAGGAAACAGCCTTGGAAAAAGTGGCGTATTGGGCCAGCGATCCAGGGGCCCATTGGCGCCTACTTCGTACTGAGGGAGAAAGCCTGGGCCTCCTCCTGTGGCGGGAAGACGGACGCTGCCTGGTGCTGTTCCGGGAACCTCCTCCCCGTGGCACGGTTTACCAGCTTTGGGGAGAGGAAGGCGGTTGGCTTTTTCCCTTGGCCGGGGGGCCAACGCGCATCCTGGAAGCCGACTACGGCCACTTCCGTACCCTAGTCCTCAGCCTGGAGTCCCGGCCGGAAAATGCGGTCTCCGGAAAGCCCAGGCCATCCCCCCCAGCCCGCTTCCTTACCCGCCTAAACCTGCCCTGA
- a CDS encoding pyridoxal-phosphate-dependent aminotransferase family protein, which yields MDWLLTPGPVRLHPKALEALSRPQLHHRTEPARALFLKARSLLREAFRTQGEVLILTGSGTLAMEALVWNLFVPGERVLVPVYGKFSERFAEIAESAGLEVDRLELPYGQVPSPDQVARPGYQGLLLVHSETSTGAMVDLPALARAFKEANPEGLVGADMVTSLLVREVALEAWGVDAAASGSQKGLMCPPGLGFVALSPWALERLRPRGYYLNLSRELKAQREGESAWTPAINLVGAVAAVLEEVLPKLPEHLALKAWQNDLLYRVGAELGLSPVPEVPSPAVAAFYLPEGVSYQKVKEAFARRQAVIAGGQGPLKGRVFRLSLMGYYNRYEALGVAALFREAFADILPAS from the coding sequence ATGGACTGGCTCCTCACTCCGGGTCCTGTGCGGCTTCATCCCAAGGCGCTAGAGGCTCTTTCCCGCCCTCAGCTTCACCACCGGACTGAGCCCGCCAGGGCGCTTTTCCTCAAGGCCCGAAGCCTTCTTCGGGAAGCCTTCCGCACCCAGGGCGAGGTGCTCATCCTCACGGGAAGCGGCACCCTGGCCATGGAGGCCCTGGTGTGGAATCTCTTCGTCCCTGGGGAAAGGGTTTTGGTACCGGTCTACGGCAAGTTCTCCGAGCGCTTCGCCGAGATTGCGGAAAGCGCGGGCCTCGAGGTGGACCGGCTGGAGCTCCCTTACGGGCAGGTACCGAGCCCGGACCAGGTGGCAAGGCCCGGTTACCAAGGGCTACTGCTGGTTCACTCGGAGACCTCCACCGGGGCCATGGTGGACCTGCCCGCCCTGGCAAGAGCCTTTAAGGAGGCCAACCCCGAGGGTCTGGTGGGGGCCGACATGGTGACCAGCTTGCTGGTACGGGAGGTGGCCCTCGAGGCCTGGGGAGTGGACGCCGCGGCCTCCGGTAGCCAGAAGGGTCTCATGTGCCCCCCAGGGCTGGGTTTTGTGGCCCTAAGCCCTTGGGCCTTGGAACGTTTGCGCCCCCGGGGCTACTACCTGAACCTCTCCCGGGAGCTCAAAGCCCAGAGGGAAGGGGAAAGCGCCTGGACCCCGGCCATCAACCTGGTGGGGGCGGTGGCGGCGGTGCTGGAGGAGGTGTTGCCCAAGCTTCCCGAACACCTGGCCTTAAAGGCCTGGCAGAACGACCTTCTGTACCGGGTTGGGGCGGAGCTGGGATTAAGCCCTGTGCCCGAGGTGCCAAGCCCGGCGGTGGCCGCCTTTTACCTGCCCGAAGGGGTTTCCTACCAGAAGGTGAAGGAGGCCTTTGCCCGAAGGCAGGCGGTGATCGCCGGGGGCCAGGGGCCCTTGAAGGGCAGGGTATTCCGGCTTTCCCTCATGGGTTATTACAACCGCTACGAGGCCCTCGGGGTGGCGGCCCTTTTCAGGGAAGCTTTTGCCGATATTCTTCCAGCTTCCTGA
- a CDS encoding cupredoxin domain-containing protein, which translates to MPTPRHRWVEPWPAAIFRPPRFATEEVGMRSMWIGMLAALTLAGCYPRTGGGGGLEPCPSVIRIQGFAFHPARCFVASGGSLSFENQDAAPHTATAEDGAFDTGTLSQGQTSAPVVLNQPGTYPYFCRIHPGMRGEIEVR; encoded by the coding sequence ATGCCAACACCCCGACACCGGTGGGTGGAACCCTGGCCTGCGGCGATCTTCAGGCCACCGAGGTTCGCTACTGAGGAGGTGGGCATGCGTTCCATGTGGATAGGCATGCTTGCCGCCCTGACGCTGGCGGGATGCTATCCCCGGACGGGAGGGGGTGGGGGTTTGGAGCCCTGTCCTTCGGTAATCCGGATTCAGGGCTTTGCCTTTCATCCGGCCCGGTGCTTCGTGGCCTCGGGGGGTAGCCTGAGCTTTGAGAACCAGGATGCCGCACCTCACACCGCCACTGCCGAGGATGGGGCCTTTGACACGGGGACCCTGAGCCAGGGCCAGACCTCTGCCCCCGTCGTTTTGAATCAGCCAGGAACCTACCCCTATTTCTGCCGCATCCATCCTGGTATGCGGGGGGAGATTGAGGTTAGGTGA
- the mqnP gene encoding menaquinone biosynthesis prenyltransferase MqnP — translation MRRLRLYLDLIRFEHTLFALPFAYGGMLLAAGGWPGLRTFLLVTLAMLGARTMAMALNRLIDWKIDALNPRTQNRHLPKGLVKPWETLLLALVGLLLLTLAGLSLNSLTARLLPVAVFFLTIYSYTKRFTWLCHYVLGLTIGAAAAGGWIAVTGSFHPTAYWLWAAVGLWIAGFDILYATQDYTFDRAYGIKSIPARFGIPLALWIARATHLTAWLSFLLAGLSYGAGNLYFLGLLLVGGLLFYEHRLVSPEDLSRVDLAFFQANVGVSLGMFLFIVLDLLWG, via the coding sequence ATGAGGCGGCTTCGGCTTTATCTAGACTTAATCCGCTTCGAGCACACCCTCTTCGCCCTTCCCTTTGCCTACGGGGGGATGCTCCTGGCAGCGGGGGGCTGGCCAGGCCTTCGCACCTTCCTCCTGGTTACCCTGGCCATGCTGGGGGCCCGGACCATGGCCATGGCCTTAAACCGCCTCATAGACTGGAAGATCGACGCCTTAAACCCCAGGACCCAGAACCGGCATCTGCCCAAAGGGTTGGTCAAACCCTGGGAAACCCTTCTTTTAGCCCTGGTGGGCCTCCTCCTGTTGACCCTTGCCGGGCTATCCCTCAACTCCCTCACCGCCCGTCTCCTTCCGGTGGCGGTCTTCTTCCTCACCATCTACAGCTACACCAAGCGCTTCACCTGGCTTTGTCACTACGTGCTGGGCCTCACCATCGGGGCTGCCGCCGCAGGTGGCTGGATCGCCGTCACCGGCAGCTTCCACCCCACCGCCTACTGGCTTTGGGCGGCGGTGGGGCTTTGGATCGCTGGGTTCGACATCCTCTACGCCACGCAGGATTACACCTTCGACCGCGCTTACGGGATAAAGAGCATCCCCGCCCGCTTCGGCATCCCCTTGGCCCTCTGGATAGCCCGAGCCACCCACCTTACCGCCTGGCTGTCCTTCCTCCTGGCTGGCCTTAGCTACGGGGCAGGAAACCTCTACTTTTTAGGTCTCCTTTTGGTGGGAGGGCTCCTCTTCTACGAGCACCGCCTGGTGAGCCCTGAGGATCTAAGCCGGGTGGACCTGGCCTTTTTCCAGGCCAACGTGGGGGTGAGCCTGGGGATGTTCCTCTTTATCGTGCTGGATCTTCTTTGGGGTTAA